One genomic region from Microcoleus sp. FACHB-672 encodes:
- a CDS encoding glycosyltransferase gives MSNNFFSIIIPTRQRHDTLKHSIQSVLNQTKDNFELIIMDNFSSPETAETVALFNDPRIKYFRAPERLSMSDNWELGLSQATGDYLFVLGDDDALMPDGLELAFNLINEYNIHIVSWLRYAYGWPNAIAPWIRNRLHLNLVQVAEIWESKEKLQQFYKGQISHENLPTIYNSFIHKSLILKIKAAHNKYFQTSIPDVYSGIVNSYFSEVYLYSFRALSVTGSSGHSTGASSLCPSLNAKPINDFLKDEKKDITSEIHPSLVPSFSQLSSLIPEIAIKPEVAIANVKLLAKELLFSGDNNYEVNINNVIVSLTSSLSVDPGSYDNTLKYIYALAQKYNIPFSTLTIPAKLTREEAEPYQGPIFNSNGLTNQLIINCQQVGIDNVAQAVQLAQGILPRIENIKINSVSQKFEQQQNRERNFKILNPLILLDGVFFQLYNTGIARVWRSVLEEWAGTDFSQHLLILDRAGTAPKIPGLRYLTIEPYDYNNTDTDREMLQQICDEHGADIFISTYYTTPLSTPSVFMAYDMIPEVLGADFNEPMWREKHYAIRHASAYISISENTARDLAKFFPDIELKSITVAHCGVKSFYTPASSEEINYFRIKYGISKPYFLSVGGGGGYKNTILFLKALSTLCSRQGFEIVLTGSGFKLEAEFRTYTSGNVVHMLQLSDDELKAAYSGAVALVYPSKYEGFGLPVVEAMSCGCPVITCPNASIPEVAGEAALYVNDEDVNAMANALCDVQKSDIRNLMIAAGFEQAQKFSWSTMGRTVSSALIEATLIPLNLKNINLILFPDWSQAEESLGMELEEAIRAAMTHPDRNRMTLLIDISSIAEEEAIMILSSVTMNLLMQEDLDGTDEPQISLIKNLAEIQWQALLPVLHSRIILKNENKQTAAKVESVNLPAVQIESFASQRFKD, from the coding sequence ATGTCAAACAATTTTTTTTCAATTATTATTCCTACCCGCCAAAGACATGACACTCTCAAACACTCTATTCAGAGTGTTTTAAACCAAACTAAAGATAACTTTGAGCTAATAATTATGGATAATTTCAGCAGCCCAGAAACTGCTGAAACAGTTGCCTTGTTTAATGATCCTAGGATCAAATACTTCCGGGCACCTGAGAGGCTCTCAATGTCAGATAATTGGGAACTTGGTTTATCGCAGGCTACAGGAGACTATTTATTTGTTTTAGGAGATGACGATGCTTTAATGCCAGATGGACTAGAACTAGCTTTCAATCTCATAAATGAATACAATATTCATATTGTATCTTGGCTGCGATATGCCTATGGTTGGCCAAATGCAATTGCGCCTTGGATTCGTAATAGATTGCACCTGAATTTAGTCCAAGTAGCGGAGATATGGGAGTCCAAAGAAAAGTTACAACAATTTTATAAAGGACAAATTTCTCATGAAAATCTTCCAACAATCTATAATTCTTTTATTCACAAAAGTTTGATTTTGAAAATAAAAGCAGCCCACAATAAATATTTCCAAACTTCTATACCTGATGTTTATTCGGGAATTGTTAATAGTTATTTTAGTGAAGTCTACTTATATTCTTTTCGCGCTCTATCAGTAACAGGCAGTTCAGGACATAGTACGGGAGCATCATCATTGTGCCCCAGTTTAAATGCAAAACCTATAAATGATTTTCTAAAAGATGAAAAAAAGGATATTACATCTGAAATACATCCTAGTTTAGTCCCTTCATTTAGTCAGCTTTCATCCTTAATTCCTGAAATAGCTATTAAACCAGAAGTAGCTATTGCTAATGTAAAACTCCTAGCAAAAGAATTACTCTTTTCAGGAGACAATAATTATGAAGTTAATATTAACAATGTTATCGTTTCTCTCACATCTAGCCTCAGTGTAGATCCAGGAAGTTATGACAACACGCTGAAATATATATACGCTCTAGCCCAAAAGTATAATATTCCTTTTTCAACCTTAACAATTCCAGCTAAACTTACTCGAGAGGAAGCTGAACCTTACCAAGGTCCTATTTTTAATTCTAATGGTTTAACCAACCAACTCATTATTAACTGTCAACAAGTTGGAATAGATAATGTTGCTCAAGCTGTTCAGCTAGCTCAAGGCATTTTACCCCGAATAGAAAATATTAAAATAAATAGCGTCAGTCAAAAATTTGAACAGCAGCAGAATAGAGAAAGAAACTTCAAAATACTTAACCCGTTAATTTTACTTGATGGAGTATTTTTTCAACTGTATAACACAGGCATTGCCCGTGTGTGGCGTTCAGTGCTGGAAGAATGGGCTGGCACAGATTTTTCCCAGCATCTGCTGATTTTAGATCGGGCTGGCACCGCTCCAAAAATTCCAGGCTTAAGGTATCTAACTATAGAACCATACGATTACAACAATACAGATACAGACCGCGAAATGTTGCAGCAGATTTGCGATGAACATGGAGCAGATATATTTATTTCTACTTACTATACAACGCCCCTATCAACGCCGTCTGTGTTCATGGCTTATGACATGATTCCAGAAGTTTTGGGGGCTGATTTTAACGAGCCAATGTGGAGAGAAAAGCATTATGCTATTCGTCATGCTTCTGCCTATATTTCCATTTCGGAAAACACGGCTCGTGACTTAGCAAAGTTTTTTCCAGATATTGAGCTAAAATCTATAACTGTGGCTCACTGTGGAGTAAAAAGCTTTTATACTCCAGCAAGTAGCGAAGAAATTAATTATTTTAGAATTAAATATGGAATTTCAAAACCCTATTTTCTTTCTGTTGGCGGAGGTGGGGGTTATAAAAATACTATTCTCTTCTTAAAAGCACTTTCTACCCTTTGCAGCCGGCAGGGTTTTGAGATTGTTTTAACCGGCAGCGGATTTAAATTGGAAGCTGAGTTCAGAACTTATACTTCGGGCAATGTTGTCCATATGCTGCAACTTAGCGATGATGAACTTAAAGCCGCTTATTCTGGTGCCGTAGCATTAGTGTATCCGTCCAAGTATGAAGGATTTGGGCTGCCGGTGGTTGAGGCAATGTCCTGCGGATGCCCAGTCATTACTTGTCCGAATGCTTCGATTCCAGAAGTGGCAGGTGAAGCAGCCTTATATGTGAATGATGAAGATGTTAATGCGATGGCTAATGCCCTATGTGATGTACAAAAGTCTGATATTCGTAACTTAATGATAGCTGCCGGCTTTGAGCAAGCACAAAAGTTTTCGTGGTCAACAATGGGCAGAACGGTGAGTTCAGCTTTGATTGAAGCGACCCTCATTCCTTTAAATCTAAAAAATATCAACCTCATCCTTTTTCCGGATTGGTCTCAAGCAGAAGAATCTTTGGGTATGGAATTAGAGGAAGCAATTAGGGCGGCCATGACTCACCCTGATAGAAATCGCATGACCCTATTGATAGATATTAGCAGTATTGCTGAAGAAGAAGCAATCATGATTTTATCTAGTGTTACCATGAATTTACTCATGCAAGAAGATTTAGATGGTACAGATGAGCCACAAATTTCTCTAATTAAAAATCTAGCTGAAATTCAGTGGCAAGCACTCCTGCCTGTCCTCCATTCTCGAATTATTTTAAAGAACGAAAATAAACAGACTGCGGCAAAGGTAGAATCTGTGAATCTTCCAGCCGTTCAAATAGAAAGTTTTGCCAGTCAACGCTTCAAGGATTAA
- a CDS encoding cephalosporin hydroxylase family protein, with amino-acid sequence MKLLIDTENNLLIQEIKGEKIIYDLYTKEAFELISQQWIKVGWNQKYAYTFSWMGRPIIQLPEDMIRLQEVMYGVKPDVIIETGIAHGGSLIYYASLCKAMQKGRVIGIDIEIRPHNRQAIQTHELFPFITLVEGSSTAPNIISYVKSLVKRGEAVLVILDSCHNKQHVLDELNAYHDLVTVGSYIVATDGIMKELHDVPRGNPEWMWDHPTAAAHEFAEQHPEFILEQPSRPFNESELSENITHWPGAWLKKQS; translated from the coding sequence ATGAAATTGCTCATTGATACAGAAAATAATCTTTTAATTCAGGAAATTAAAGGAGAAAAAATAATTTATGATCTTTATACAAAAGAAGCTTTTGAATTGATCTCTCAGCAGTGGATAAAAGTTGGCTGGAATCAAAAATATGCTTACACGTTTAGCTGGATGGGAAGACCAATTATCCAGCTACCTGAAGATATGATTCGCTTACAGGAGGTTATGTATGGAGTTAAACCCGATGTCATCATTGAAACCGGCATTGCACATGGCGGATCGTTAATTTACTATGCCAGTTTGTGTAAAGCGATGCAAAAAGGCCGGGTGATTGGAATTGATATTGAAATCCGACCGCATAACCGACAAGCAATCCAAACTCATGAATTGTTTCCTTTCATTACGTTAGTCGAAGGAAGTTCAACAGCACCGAATATAATAAGCTATGTGAAATCCCTCGTTAAACGGGGAGAAGCTGTTTTGGTAATTTTAGATTCCTGCCACAACAAGCAGCACGTTCTGGATGAGTTGAATGCTTATCACGATTTAGTAACAGTCGGTTCCTATATTGTGGCAACAGATGGGATTATGAAAGAACTCCACGACGTCCCACGCGGAAATCCAGAATGGATGTGGGATCACCCAACAGCAGCAGCACATGAGTTCGCAGAACAACACCCAGAATTTATATTAGAGCAGCCCAGTAGGCCTTTCAATGAAAGTGAGTTAAGCGAAAATATTACTCACTGGCCAGGAGCCTGGTTAAAGAAACAGTCATAA